In bacterium (Candidatus Blackallbacteria) CG13_big_fil_rev_8_21_14_2_50_49_14, one DNA window encodes the following:
- a CDS encoding pyridine nucleotide-disulfide oxidoreductase — MSKTHYKILIVGGGTGGIAVAARLRNASESLEIGLIEPSNKHYYQPLWTLVGGGVFPKEISERNEVDYIPAGVDWIQDKVASFQPEEKAITLASGQKIGYDYLVVSAGMELNWDKVTGLRESIGKYNVCSNYSYETVDSTWDLVKNFKGGTAIFTQPGTPIKCGGAPQKALYMTEDYFRSKSHVRSKTKMVFASGLASIFGVAKYKTALEKVLKRKDITDTHFRNELVEVRGAQQEAVFKHLDTGAEQVLKYDMMHVTPPMSAPAFIQQSPLVDAAGFVEIDKNTMQQAKFPDIFALGDCTNVPTARTGAAIRKQAPVLVENLMAYMQNRPLTGFYNGYSSCPLVTGYGSLILAEFDYDSKPVESFPFDQSQERFSMYMLKAYGLPQMYWNGMMRGQL, encoded by the coding sequence ATGTCGAAAACCCATTATAAAATTCTGATTGTGGGGGGTGGAACCGGGGGAATTGCCGTTGCCGCCCGTCTGCGCAATGCATCTGAAAGCCTTGAAATTGGCTTGATTGAGCCTTCCAATAAGCATTATTATCAGCCCCTCTGGACCCTGGTCGGCGGGGGTGTTTTTCCCAAAGAAATCTCTGAGCGCAATGAAGTCGATTATATTCCTGCCGGTGTGGACTGGATTCAGGACAAAGTTGCCAGCTTCCAGCCCGAAGAGAAAGCGATTACCCTGGCCTCGGGTCAGAAAATTGGCTATGACTACCTGGTGGTCTCTGCTGGGATGGAGCTGAACTGGGACAAGGTGACGGGCCTGCGCGAAAGCATTGGCAAATACAATGTTTGCAGCAATTATTCCTATGAAACCGTCGACAGCACCTGGGATTTGGTCAAAAATTTTAAAGGCGGAACTGCGATCTTTACCCAGCCCGGCACCCCGATCAAATGTGGTGGAGCCCCTCAAAAAGCCCTGTATATGACAGAGGATTATTTCCGCAGCAAATCCCATGTGCGCAGCAAAACCAAGATGGTCTTCGCCAGTGGTCTTGCCAGTATTTTTGGCGTCGCCAAGTACAAAACCGCGCTCGAAAAAGTGCTCAAACGCAAAGATATCACCGATACCCATTTCCGCAATGAGTTGGTTGAAGTACGGGGCGCTCAACAGGAAGCTGTCTTTAAGCACCTCGATACGGGCGCAGAACAAGTGCTCAAATACGATATGATGCATGTTACCCCACCCATGAGTGCACCTGCTTTCATTCAGCAGAGCCCATTGGTTGATGCCGCTGGCTTTGTGGAGATCGATAAAAACACCATGCAGCAGGCCAAGTTTCCCGATATTTTTGCCTTGGGGGATTGTACCAATGTGCCAACGGCCCGTACCGGTGCGGCGATTCGCAAACAGGCGCCTGTTCTGGTTGAAAACCTGATGGCCTATATGCAGAACCGTCCACTGACAGGCTTTTACAATGGCTATTCTTCCTGCCCCCTGGTTACCGGCTATGGCAGCCTGATCCTGGCTGAATTCGACTATGACAGCAAACCGGTCGAATCCTTCCCCTTTGATCAGTCACAGGAACGTTTCAGCATGTATATGCTGAAAGCCTATGGCTTGCCCCAAATGTACTGGAACGGCATGATGCGCGGTCAACTTTAA